From Canis lupus baileyi chromosome 16, mCanLup2.hap1, whole genome shotgun sequence, a single genomic window includes:
- the PYCR1 gene encoding pyrroline-5-carboxylate reductase 1, mitochondrial produces MSVGFIGAGQLAFALAKGFTAAGIVAAHKIMASSPDMDLPTVSGLRKMGVNLTPHNKETVRHSDVLFLAVKPHIIPFILDEIGAHIEDRHIVVSCAAGVTISSIEKKLMAFQPAPKVIRCMTNTPVVVREGATVYATGTHAQVEDGRLLEQLMGSVGFCTEVEEDLIDAVTGLSGSGPAYAFTALEALADGGVKMGLPRRLAVRLGAQALLGASKMLLDSEKHPGQLRDNVCSPGGATIHALHVLESGGFRSLLINAVEASCIRTRELQSMADQEKVSPASIKKTILDKVKLESSPGHSLAPSGHSKLFPQSLAPAGKEN; encoded by the exons ATGAGCGTCGGCTTTATCGGCGCCGGCCAGCTGGCCTTTGCCTTGGCCAAGGGCTTCACGGCGGCAG GCATCGTGGCTGCCCACAAGATCATGGCCAGCTCCCCGGACATGGACCTGCCCACGGTTTCTGGCCTCAGG AAGATGGGAGTGAACCTGACCCCCCACAACAAGGAGACCGTGCGGCACAGCGACGTGCTCTTCCTGGCCGTGAAGCCACACATCATCCCCTTTATCCTGGACGAGATTGGCGCCCACATCGAGGATCGGCACATCGTGGTGTCCTGCGCAGCTGGTGTCACCATCAGCTCCATCGAGAAG AAGCTGATGGCGTTCCAGCCAGCCCCCAAAGTCATCCGCTGCATGACTAATACGCCGGTCGTGGTGCGGGAGGGGGCCACCGTGTACGCCACGGGCACCCACGCCCAGGTGGAGGACGGCAGGCTCCTGGAGCAGCTCATGGGTAGCGTGGGCTTCTGCACGGAGGTGGAGGAGGACCTGATTGATGCCGTCACGGGGCTCAGTGGCAGCGGCCCAGCCTAT GCATTCACAGCCCTGGAGGCCCTGGCTGACGGGGGCGTGAAGATGGGGCTTCCCAGGCGCCTGGCAGTCCGCCTCGGGGCCCAGGCTCTGCTG GGGGCCTCCAAGATGCTACTGGACTCGGAGAAGCATCCCGGGCAGCTCAGGGATAACGTGTGCTCCCCCGGCGGGGCCACCATCCACGCCCTGCACGTCCTGGAGAGCGGCGGCTTCCGTTCCCTGCTCATCAACGCCGTGGAGGCCTCCTGCATCCGCACACG GGAGCTGCAGTCCATGGCTGACCAGGAGAAAGTCTCACCAGCCTCCATCAAGAAGACCATCTTGGACAAGGTGAAGCTGGAGTCCTCTCCAGGGCACTCACTGGCCCCTTCTGGCCACTCCAAGCTGTTCCCGCAGAGCCTGGCCCCAGCAGGCAAGGAGAACTGA